CGCTCGACGATCTCCGCCTTCACCGATTCGTGGGCGATCAGCCGGCGCAGGGTGGTGCAGCGCTGGCCGGCGGTGCCGACGGCGCTGAAGAGGATCGCCCGCACCGCCAGGTCGAGGTCGGCGCTGGGGGTGAGGATCATGGCGTTGTTGCCGCCCAGCTCCAGCACGCTGCGGGCGAAGCGGGCCGCCACCCGGGGCGCCACCTCGCGGCCCATGCGGGTACTGCCGGTGGCGCTGACCAGGGCCACGCGCGGGTCGTCCACCAGGGCCTCGCCGGCCTCGCGGGCGCCGATCACCACCTGGGACAGGTGCGCCGGGGCCTCGCTGAAGTCCTTCGCCACGCGCTCGAACAGGGCCTGGCAGGCCAATGCGGTCAGCGGCGTCTTCTCCGACGGCTTCCACACCACCGGGTTGCCGCAGACCAGCGCCAGCGCGGTGTTCCAGCTCCACACGGCGACCGGGAAGTTGAAGGCGCTGATGACGCCCACCACGCCCAGGGGATGCCAGGTCTCGCGCATGTGGTGGCCCGGGCGCTCGGAGGCGATGGTCAGGCCGTACAGCTGCCGCGACAGGCCGACGGCGAAGTCGCAGATGTCGATCATTTCCTGGACTTCGCCCAGGCCTTCCTGGGTGATCTTGCCGGCTTCCCAGGACACCAGTTCGCCCAGCTCGGCCTTGTGCTGGCGCAGGGCCTCGCCATACAGGCGGATGAGTTCGCCACGGCGCGGCGCCGGCACCTTGCGCCAGGCCTGGAAGGCCTCGGCGGCACGCCCGACGGCCTGTTCGACCTCCACCTTGCCCACCAGGCGCACGGTGCCGATGCGGCTGCCGTCGATGGGTGAGTGAACGGCGTGATCGCCCTGGCTGTAGAGGGAGGGATCGACACCGAGGCGGTCAAGCAGCGCGGCAACCATGGGAACTCCTGTTTCGGCGAGTAATGGCACTGACCCTGCAGGAGCGGCTCGCGGGCGAAGGCTTCGCGGACCAGCCCGCTCCTACCGGTTCGGTGCCGAATCGGATGGGCGTCAGTAATAGCCGCGAAAAGGGCTTGCCAACAAGCAACCTTTCCGACACATATCATTCCGAAAATTCATGCTGCGCACTGCCACGCGAGTTTCCCGATGCTCAAACGCCACATGCCGTCGATCACCGCCCTGCAATGCTTCGAGGCGGTGGCCCGGCACCTCAGTTTCACCCGCGCCGCCGACGAGCTGAGCCTGACCCAGAGCGCCGTCAGCAAGCAGGTGGCGCAGCTCGAAGAACTGCTCCAGCACCTGCTGTTCCGCCGCGTGCGGCGTCGCCTGCAATTGACCCCGGCCGGTTCCCTCTACCTCACCGAGGTACGCAAGATCCTCGCCCAGGTGGAGATGTCGACCCACTACATGCTGTCCTACGGCGGCGAGACCGAGGTACTGCGGGTGGCCACGCCGCCCACCTTCGGCGCTCGCTGGCTGATCCCCCGCCTGAAGGGCTGGCGCCTGCGCCACCCCAACATCCACCTGGACCTGCGCAACGAACTGGAGCCCGACGCCCTGGCCCAGGGTCGCAGCGACGTGGCCTTCTATTTCGGCCAGGGCGCCCTGCCCGGCGCCGAGTGCATCCGCCTGTTCAGCGAGGAAGTGGTGCCGGTCTGCGCCCCCGGCGTGATGCCGGCCACGCCCTTCACCGAACCCACCCAGCTCACCGAGCTGGTGCTGCTGCAGAACGCCACCCGGCCTGAGGCCTGGCACGAGTGGTTCCTCAGCCAGGACCGGCATACCGAGCACAGCTACCACGGGCCCCGCTTCGATACCTCCTACATGTGTATCCGCGCCGCCCAGGCCGGCTGTGGCGTGGCCCTGCTGCCCCGCTTCCTGGTGGAAGAGGAACTGGCCGAGGGCAAGCTGGTGATCCCCTGGGACCACCCCATGCCCAGCCGCAACGCCTATCACCTGGCCTACCCGGAACACGCGGCGGAAGTGCCCAAGGTGCGCGACTTCGTCCGCTGGATGCTGGAGCAGCTGGACCAGGAGGACTGAGGCGACGCTTTCAGTCGCAAAAGGAATCCTGCGGGCACGGGGCACGGATTTTCGCACCCGTCCCATTGCCATCGTTTCGCCGGACTGCTTGGATAGGCGTCCCTCCACCGGAAACCCGTCCCATGCTGTCCTTCTTCCTCGCCGCCGTACTGCTCGGCTTCATCTTCAACGCCGCTCCCGGCGCCGTGTTCAGCGAAACCCTGCGGCGCGGCCTGCGGGACGGCTACCGGCCGGCGCTGATGGTGCAGATCGGCTCCCTGGTGGGGGACGCCACCTGGGCGGCCCTGGGCCTCACCGGCCTCGCCCTGTTGCTGGACAGCGCCATGGTGCGCTATCCCCTGACCATCGCCAGCGCCCTCTACCTGGCCTGGCTGGGCGTGCAATCCCTGCGCGACGCCCGCCGGCCCCCGCAACCTTCGCCGGATGACGGCGGCGCCAGCGGCGGGGCCTTCGCCTCCGGCGCCGCGCTGTCCCTGACCAACCCGCAGAACATCGTCTACTGGGCCGCCATGGGGGGCGCCATGGCCGCCATCGGCGTGGCCGAGCCGACGCCGACCCACCTGGCGGTGTTCTTCGCCGGCTTCATGCTCTCCTCATTGCTCTGGTGCTTCATCTGCGCCGGCCTGGTGGACTGGTTCCGCCGCGCCGCGTCCAGCCTCTGGCACCGTCTCACCTACCTGGCGTGCGGCCTCTGCCTGCTGGGGCTGTCGGGGATGACCGCCGCGGAGCTGCTGAAGCTGGCCTGAGCTATGGCCGTCATGGACAGAATCTAAGGGCGGCGCCCCCGCCGCCCGTCTAGGCTTGCGTCATTCCCCCCTCCCCGGAGACGCACCATGAACTTCCTGCAAAGCCTGCTCGCCGCCTACGCCGCCGGGGCCTGTGGCGCCACCGCCGACTGAGCCTCACCTCCCGCAGCGGGGCCTACCGTTCGGAAGCTGACCATCCGCACAGCTTGGAGCCTGGGTTCGAAGCCGGTACTCTTGCGCGCTTTTTTCGCCCCAGGAGTCCCCGGCATGACCTTGCGATCCATCTGCGTGTTCTGCGGCGCCAGCCCCGGCGCCAAGCCGATCTACCGTGAGGCCGCCGCCCTGCTGGGGCATACCCTCGCCGAGCGCGGCATCACCCTGGTCTACGGTGGTGGCGCGGTGGGCCTGATGGGCACCGTGGCGGACGCGGCCCTGGCGGCCGGCGGCGAGGTCATCGGGGTGATTCCCCAGAGCCTGATGGACGCTGAAATCGGCCACAAGGGCCTGACCCGCCTGGAAGTGGTGGACGGCATGCACGCCCGCAAGGCCCGCATGGCCGAGCTGTCCGACGCCTTCATCGCCCTGCCCGGAGGCCTCGGCACCCTGGAAGAGCTGTTCGAGGTCTGGACCTGGGGCCAACTGGGCTACCACAGCAAGCCCCTGGGCCTGCTGGAAGTGAACAGCTTCTACGACAAGCTCACCGATTTTCTCGACCACCTGGTGGAAGAGCGCTTCGTCCGCGACCAGCATCGCGGCATGCTGCAGGTGGGTGGCCACCCCGCCACCCTGCTGGACCGCCTGGAAGCCTGGCGCCCCAGCAGCGCGCCGAAATGGGTCGACCGCAAGCCCCACTGACCCCGGCGACAGCCGCCCGCGTGCGGTCCTACACTCTGTCGGCCCCACGCTGACCAGGAGCCGGCCATGGCGAACGACGCGCGCATCAAGGTCTTCTACAACAGCGCCTGCCCGGTGTGCCGGGCCGGCATAGAGGCGCAGAAGGACAAGACCACCGCCTGCCAGGTGGAATGGGCCGACATCCACCAGGACAACGCGGCGGTGACGGAAATCGGAGAAACGCTGGAATACGTCCGTGAACGCCTGCACCTGCTGGACGAACGGGGCGTAAAGCGCATGGGCCTGGACGCCTTCATCGTGCTCTGGCGCCACTCGCCGAAGGAGCGCTGGAAGGCCCGGCTGTTTTCCCTGCCGCTGATCCACGGCCTCGCCCAACTGGGCTACAAGGCCTTCGCCCGCCTGCTCTACCGATGGAACCGACGCAAACACCACTGGTGAATTGAATGACCACCCCGATCGAAACCCTGAACGCCCTCTCCCCCGCCGACCGCCAGCGCCTCACCGAAGTCTGGGAGGCCGCGGTGCGCGCCACCCACCATTTCCTCGGCGAGGATGACATCCAGTTCTTCAAGCCGCTGGTCCGCGACGCCTACCTGGATTCGGTGCGCCTGGCCTGCCTGCGGGATGCCCAAGGCCGCATCCTGGGCTTCGTCGGCACGGCCGACGACAAGGTGGAGATGCTCTTCGTCGACCCCGCCTGCCATGGAAGGGGCATCGGCCGGGCCTTGATGGCTCACGCCCTTGCCGGAGGCGCCCGCAGCGTCGACGTGAACGAGCAGAACCCCCAGGCGATGGGCTTCTACCGACACCTGGGGTTCGTCCAGTACGCCCGTTCGGAAGTGGACGGCTCGGGCAAGCCCTTCCCCATCCTGCACCTGCGGTTCGAGGAAGACTGCCCGTAGCGCCTGGATGAAACCCGGGGACAAGGCGGAACCCCTGCTCGCGCAACGGTTCCCCTCACCCCAACCCTCTCCCGAAGGAAGAGGGGGCAGGTCAGGCCTGCGGCTGCTGGACGATGATGGTCTGGGCCGGCATGGGCGCCGGGAAGTCGGTGCCGAGCGCCTCCTTGATCACCCGGTTGGTGTCGAAGTAGACCTGCCAGTAGGCGTCGTTATGGCAATAGGGCCGCACCGCCAGCACCGGGCCCACCAGGTTGAATTCGAGGATCTCCACATCCACCGGCGGGTCCGCCAGCACGTTGG
This genomic window from Pseudomonas furukawaii contains:
- a CDS encoding LysE family transporter — encoded protein: MLSFFLAAVLLGFIFNAAPGAVFSETLRRGLRDGYRPALMVQIGSLVGDATWAALGLTGLALLLDSAMVRYPLTIASALYLAWLGVQSLRDARRPPQPSPDDGGASGGAFASGAALSLTNPQNIVYWAAMGGAMAAIGVAEPTPTHLAVFFAGFMLSSLLWCFICAGLVDWFRRAASSLWHRLTYLACGLCLLGLSGMTAAELLKLA
- the amaB gene encoding L-piperidine-6-carboxylate dehydrogenase — encoded protein: MVAALLDRLGVDPSLYSQGDHAVHSPIDGSRIGTVRLVGKVEVEQAVGRAAEAFQAWRKVPAPRRGELIRLYGEALRQHKAELGELVSWEAGKITQEGLGEVQEMIDICDFAVGLSRQLYGLTIASERPGHHMRETWHPLGVVGVISAFNFPVAVWSWNTALALVCGNPVVWKPSEKTPLTALACQALFERVAKDFSEAPAHLSQVVIGAREAGEALVDDPRVALVSATGSTRMGREVAPRVAARFARSVLELGGNNAMILTPSADLDLAVRAILFSAVGTAGQRCTTLRRLIAHESVKAEIVERLKAAYSKVRIGHPLQGNLVGPLIDRQSFEGMQRALEQARAEGGVVFGGERQLQDRFPEAWYVSPAIVEMPGQSAVVCHETFAPILYVVGYQDFAEAIALNNAVPQGLSSCVFTTDVREAELFQSAVGSDCGIANVNIGPSGAEIGGAFGGEKETGGGRESGSDAWKAYMRRQTNTVNYSHELPLAQGITFD
- a CDS encoding LysR substrate-binding domain-containing protein, yielding MLKRHMPSITALQCFEAVARHLSFTRAADELSLTQSAVSKQVAQLEELLQHLLFRRVRRRLQLTPAGSLYLTEVRKILAQVEMSTHYMLSYGGETEVLRVATPPTFGARWLIPRLKGWRLRHPNIHLDLRNELEPDALAQGRSDVAFYFGQGALPGAECIRLFSEEVVPVCAPGVMPATPFTEPTQLTELVLLQNATRPEAWHEWFLSQDRHTEHSYHGPRFDTSYMCIRAAQAGCGVALLPRFLVEEELAEGKLVIPWDHPMPSRNAYHLAYPEHAAEVPKVRDFVRWMLEQLDQED
- a CDS encoding GNAT family N-acetyltransferase, with product MTTPIETLNALSPADRQRLTEVWEAAVRATHHFLGEDDIQFFKPLVRDAYLDSVRLACLRDAQGRILGFVGTADDKVEMLFVDPACHGRGIGRALMAHALAGGARSVDVNEQNPQAMGFYRHLGFVQYARSEVDGSGKPFPILHLRFEEDCP
- a CDS encoding LOG family protein; this translates as MTLRSICVFCGASPGAKPIYREAAALLGHTLAERGITLVYGGGAVGLMGTVADAALAAGGEVIGVIPQSLMDAEIGHKGLTRLEVVDGMHARKARMAELSDAFIALPGGLGTLEELFEVWTWGQLGYHSKPLGLLEVNSFYDKLTDFLDHLVEERFVRDQHRGMLQVGGHPATLLDRLEAWRPSSAPKWVDRKPH
- a CDS encoding thiol-disulfide oxidoreductase DCC family protein; this translates as MANDARIKVFYNSACPVCRAGIEAQKDKTTACQVEWADIHQDNAAVTEIGETLEYVRERLHLLDERGVKRMGLDAFIVLWRHSPKERWKARLFSLPLIHGLAQLGYKAFARLLYRWNRRKHHW